The window TACGATAAATTTCATTGAAAATTTTCTTCCCACCTTAACTAACATGGATGAGCATTATGTTTGAAAAAGTTGTCGCAGCTCCGGCTGACCCGATTCTTGGTCTTACTGAAGAGTTTAAAAAAGATCCTCGTACAGACAAAATCAACCTGGGTGTTGGTATTTACAAGAATGAAGCTGGTGAAACTCCCGTTCTTGCGACAGTGAAGAAAGCAGAAGCCGCGCTGCTGGAATCAGAAAAAACCAAATCTTACCTGACCATCGAAGGTACAGCAGAGTACGGACTGGCAGTTCAAAAACTGCTGTTCGGTGCAGACTCTGATATCGTCGCTCAGAAGCTGGCAAAAACTGCTCAAGCTCCTGGCGGTACCGGTGCACTGCGTGTTGCAGGTGAGTTCATCAAACGTCAAATCGGCGATGTTAAGGTGTGGATCAGCAACCCGACATGGGCAAACCATCACGGTGTATTCAACGCTGCGGGCCTGGAAACAGCGGCTTACTCATACTACAACGCAGAAGCGAAAGACAAAGATTTCGCGGCGATGGTCGCTGATCTTGAGCAAGCATCAGCAGGTGATGTCGTGCTGCTACACGGATGCTGCCACAACCCAACCGGTATCGATCCAACGGCTGACGAGTGGGAAACTCTGGCTAAACTGGTTGCAGACAAAGGCCTGCTGCCAATGTTTGACTTTGCATACCAAGGCTTCGCAAAAGGTGTGGAAGACGATGCTGCCGGTCTGCGTACATTTGCTAAGTACAACAAAGAGATCCTGGTTGCGAGCTCATTCTCTAAAAACTTCGGCCTGTACAACGAGCGTGTTGGTGCCTTCACTCTGGTTGCAGAATCAGAAGAAGTAGCAACCACTGCATTTTCTCAGGTCAAAGCAATCATCCGTTCTATCTACTCAAACCCGCCAGCTCACGGTGCTGCGGTAGTGACTCACATCCTGAACAATGCAGAACTGCGTCAGGAATGGGAAGCAGAAGTAGCAGAAATGCGTGAACGTATTCAGGAAATGCGCGAGCTGTTCGTAGCAACGCTGAAAGAAAAAGGCGTGACTGCAGATTTCAGCTTCATCGAACGTCAAAACGGCATGTTCTCTTTCTCTGGCCTGAGCAAAGAGCAAGTTAGCCGCCTGAAAGACGAGTTCGGTATCTACATCGTAGGTTCTGGCCGTATCAGCGTTGCCGGTATGACCAAATCTAACATGCAGCCTCTGTGTGACGGTATCAAAGCGGTTCTGTAACTCGCGCTTTTACTGTTTCGCTGTTTTACAAAGCCGGCCTCATGCCGGCTTTGTTGTTTTCCCCTGCCCCGTATTTTTGCAAGTCACTTGTTTAAACCGAGTCGATGGTTAGGGATCGCTGCACAAATGGTGGCGATTCTTACCCGTCGTTCGAAACTTGAAAACCATTCGAGAATTGAAAATAGTTCTGAATACCCAGCCACTTAAGCTAGACTGAAATCACATCAACGCTTTTTGCTTATTGCATTGATAGGCCACACAGCCGGAAGATAACCGTCAGCTTGGGATACGATTTATTAAGCAAATAACCAGCAACGCACAGATAGCCATCACCCGGCCGGTATTTTGGCGTGCATTTCTGTGTTATCGGAAAAATTCGTGTAGTATGAATACTTTCCAACAGCACTGAGCTGTGCTGTATATCCTTAACCAGCGTACACGTCACCACGCAAGGAGCCATAGATGGAAGCGGAACTATTAGAAATAAAAAACTTCCTCAGCCAACATCCGCCTTTCAGCGATTTACCTGAAGAAACGCTGGAAGACATTGCACACAACGTCGAGATCACTTATTACCGACAGGATACTCCGATCATTCGCTTTGGCGACCATACCGAAGAAACTGTATATGATCCGCAGTGGCGTGGTGGAGGTGTACCGTCGTAAAGGGGAACTGTATAACCGCCTGACAGAGGGCGGCCTGTTTGGTCAGATGGGCTTACTTACCAACAATAAAGTGCGTTTCCCGGTTACCGCGATTGAAGATACTCTGGTGTACTGTATCCCTGAAGCCATATTCCAGTCTCTGTATGAATCTTACGATACGTTCGCCGATTTTGTAGAAGTACAGGATAATGCCCGTTTGCGCCAGGCCGTTTCCAGTACTGCGGAACAAAACGATTTGACCACAGTAAAAGTCAAACGTCTTATCACCCGCGAAGCATCATATGTAAATAAGGGGACCAGTATTCAGGACGTCGCCATGAAAATGGCGGAAGAGAACGTTTCGTCGATGCTGATCATTGACCCGAACATTCTTGAAGATGATGAGGAAGACAGCCGGCCCCTGATTGGTATTCTGACTGACCGCGACCTGTGTCGCCGGGTTGTTGCTGAAGGTGTCAAATACGTTGAGCCGGTGGAAAACGTCATGACATCAGATGTTATTTCGCTTGACCACAACGCCTACGTCTATGAAGCCATGCTGATGATGCTACGTTACAACGTGCACCATCTGCCAATCCTGAAAGGCCGTAAACCGATCGGGATTCTGGACATCACTGACATCGTTCGTCATGAATCCCAAAACTCACTGTTACTGGTCAGCAGCATCTTCCAGCAAAACAGCATTGAAGACCTGGCGCAGATTTCCAAACAGGTGAAGAACAGCTTTGTGCGTCTGGTTAATGAAGATGCCAACTCGCACATGGTCGGTACCGCAATGTCGGTGATCGGCCGCAGCTTCAAACAGCGCATTATTGAACTGGCTGAAGAAAATCTCGGCCCTGCCCCTATTCCGTATTGCTTCCTGGCCCTTGGGTCAATGGGCCGTGATGAACAGTTAGTCGTTACCGATCAGGATAACGCCATCATTCTCGATGACAGTTATAACGAAGCTGAACACGGCGAATATTTTGCCCAGTTTTCCAAATTCGTCTGTGACGGTCTGGCCGAATGTGGTTACAGCTACTGCACCGGCGACATTATGGCAACCAACCCGATGTGGCGTATGACCCGCCGTGAGTGGGAAGACTGCTTTGCTGACTGGATCGACAATCCGAACCCTAAAGCGCTGCTGAATGCCTCAATCTTCTTCGATCTGGACGGCGTATATGGCCGTCTGAAATGGGCTGAACAGTTGACCGGGTTTATCGTGCGCCGTGCACGTCGTAACAACCGTTTCCTGGCCTGCCTGGCACGCAACGCGCTTAACCGGACCCCGCCACTCGGCTTCTTTAAGAGCTTCGTGATGGAAAAAGATGGCCGTCATAATAACTCCATTAACCTCAAACGCCGTGGTACTGCTCCGCTGGCCGATTTAATCCGCGTGCATGCGCTGGCCGTCGGCTCACGAGCGAAGAACTCGTTTGAACGTCTGGATGATATTATTAATGCCGGTATCCTGCCTAAAGGCCGCGGTATGGACCTGCGCGATGCCCTGGAATTCATCTCCATGGTACGTATCCGCCACCAGGCCATTGATGTTGAGAATGACATTGCCGCCGATAACAATATCGAACCGGAACATCTGTCTGACTTTGAACGCCGTAACCTCAAAGATGCTTTCCAGATCCTGAGTAACGCCCAGAACTTCCTTAAGTACCGTTACCAAGCCAGCAGCAGCATTAAGTAAGGTCGCAGCATGATAAAACTTTTTCAGCCGCCCAGTATAGACTGGCCGTATAAGTACAAAGCCAAACAGAATGTGGTGAAAGATCCGCTGTTACAGCAGTTTCTACCAGACCGAGTTGCCTAATCCGGACACACCGATGAGTGAAATGACCTTTGTGGCGATGGATTTTGAGACAACCGGTCTTAACGCCGACAAAGATGAAATCATTACTATCGGACTGGTGCCGTTTACCCTCAACCGGGTCTATCTCAACCGGGCGAAACACTGGACGGTCAGACCACGGCAAAAACTCGATGAGAACTCGATTGTCATTCATGGTATCACCCATAACGACATCATGGATGCACCGGATCTGAGTGAAATCGTTGAGGAAGTGCTTAATGAGCTGGCCGGGCACGTCCTAGTGGTCCATTACCACAAGATTGAGCGCGAATTTCTTGACCGTGCACTGAAACGCCGGATTGGTGAAGGCATCGAGTTTCCGGTGATTGATACTATGGAGCTTGAGAGCCAGATTCAGAAGCGTCAGACCGCTGGCATTGTCAATAAGATCATGGGCAAACGACCAGACTCGGTGCGATTAGGTCAATCGCGTATGCGCTACAACCTGCCCGCCTATACGCCGCACCATGCGCTGACCGATGCCATCGCTACGGCGGAGCTGCTGCAGGCACAAATTGCCCACCACTATTCAGGTGATCAACCACTGCGTCAGTTCTGGCTCTGAACGTCAAACTATCATGATTTAGCGGTTTCAGCTGCCCGTTCAGTTACAAGCCGCTGTTTAAGTGGTATCGGAGCGATAAAAAAAGGAGCCATCAGGCTCCTTTTTTGGTCACATCTCTGCAATGTGATTACAGCTTAAAGCGACGAATTTCCTGCTCCAGCTCACCTGACAAGTCAGACAGCGCAGCTGCCTGAGCAGCAGCATCATGTGCTTCTTCTGCCAGTTCGTTTGACACATCACGGATACCTTCTGTATTACGGGTAATCTCCGAGGTGACTGACGCCTGCTCTTCCGCAGCTGACGCAATCTGAGTGGCCATATCACTGATGCTTTCAACCGCATGCTGGATCTGGGTCAGGCTGGCTGCCGCGGCATGCGAGTCATCCACACTGGTGTCAGCCAGCATACGGCTGTCATTCATGATACCTACCGCTTTCTTCGTCGTAGACTGCAGGGTTTCTATCATAGTTTGGATTTCTTCTGTCGATGCGTGGGTACGCTGACTCAGAATACGCACTTCATCGGCAACCACCGCAAAACCACGACCTTGTTCACCGGCACGTGCTGCTTCAATCGCCGCGTTCAGAGCCAGCAGGTTAGTCTGCTCAGCAATGTTCTGAATGGTCGATAAAATGGTGCTGATCTGATTACCGTGCTCTTCCAGTTTCGGTCACAACATTGGTCGCCAGACGCACTTCATCCGCCAGCGAGTTCAGTGAATTCTGTGCCTGAGAGACCTGGCTTGAACCATCACGGCATGCCGTTACAGACTCTTCTGAGTGACGCGCGGTATTTTCCGAGTTGTGGGCAATCTCATGAGTGGCCGCCGCCATCTCATTAATCGCAGTCGCTACCATGTTGATTTCATCCTGCTGCATGCGGATACGAGCACTGCGCTCTTCTGCATGCTGTGCGGTCATTTTCGACTGCTCAGACAGAGATTGTGACACATGGCTTAACTTGACAATCATGGCGTGCATGTTACCAACAAACACGTTGAAGTTAGTGGCCAACAGGCCTACTTCATCGTCACTGCGCGGCTCCAGACGCTGGGTCAGATCGCCTTCACCAGAAGCAATTTCAGCCAGAGCACGCGATACACGACCCAGATCCTGGAACAGGAAGCTCACCAACCATGACACAATCAGGACCACAATGATGGTTACGATCAGCGCAGAAATTAACAGCCCGGTTAGCAACTCATCTTCAGCAGCGAACTCAGTATCACGATCCATCTGAATAGCGAAGATCCACGGCGTATTCGGCACTTTGCTGAAGTAGTAGATTAAATCACGGCCACCCTGATCCAGTTCTACCAGACGGCTTTCACCGGCCGCCTTTTCGATCATATTCATGTTGAATGTGTTCGACACACTGTTGACCGGTTTAAGCAGCAGCTTTTTATCCGGGTGCGCCAGGAACGTACCGTCCTGGGTATCAATCAACATCGCAAATGCATTTTCACCGGCATCAATAGCCAGTACATCGTTCACCAGTTGGTCGATCAGCACATCAGAACCCACCACGCCAGCAAACTGGCCGTTGTGACGCACAGGTTCAGCGATAGTCACCAGCAGCGCGTTCGTGATTGCATCCTGGTACGCAGTCGTTATCAGCTGCTTACCCGCGGCTGATGCATCTTTATACCAAGGACGAGTGCGAGGATCATAGTCGGCACGGTTGCGCTCAGGATGAGAGCGGAACATTTCACCTTTCGGTGTACCAAAGAATATATCGTCAAATCCGCCTGCATTACGCGCCTGCTGCAGAAACGGAACCAGATTTTGTTCGTCAGTGTATTCATTTACCGCCGAGGTAATATCTTTTCGAATCGATACCCAATCGGAAATACCTTTTGATGCGGCGACAGAAATTGCTTCAGCCCGGTCAAGAACACCACGGTGAGTTTGTTGACTTAATTTGTCAGCAGACAACCAGGTCAGTACGGCGGCCATAACCACCACAGCTGACAAGCTTGCTCCAATGAGTTTTTGCTTAAGAGTCAGTTTCATCTGATTACTTTTTTAAAGGTTGGAGTTAAATAGTACGGCGCAGATAGTAACGGGAATATGACAAGGTTGCACGTGTTATGTAAAGAGAATTGCATATTATTTGGCCGGTTAAGGAGATACCCCTTAAACCGACAATAAAGTGACTAATGTCAAATTTTTAAATACAAAAAAGCCGGCAAAATGCCGGCTTTATCACAAAACGAGTTTAACGTTTAAACGGTTCTGTCCGCATGCCCATCACGAGGCTGACACACATCAGCAGCAGCACAAAGGTAAACGGCAACGCGGTAGATATCGCACCCGCTTGCAGTGCCTGCACCGCTTGCGTGCCGCCAATCCACAGCAAAGCAATCGCAATCGCGCCTTCCATCAATGCCCAGAAGATACGTTGCAGTACCGGTGCATCCATCTTACCGCCAGCAGTAATGCTGTCGATAACCAGAGAGCCCGAGTCTGATGAGGTAATGAAGAATACCAGAACCAGCACCACAGCGATAATTGACAGCAGAGTGCCAAAAGGCAGTACGTCAAACATCTGGAACATCGCCAATGATACGTCAGTCAGACCATTTGCACCCAGTTCACCAATTTTGTCAGCAACTTGTTCAATGGCCAGGCCACCAAATACAGACATCCAGATCAGGGTTACAGCAGTCGGAACCAGCAGTACTGCGACAATAAATTCACGGATAGTACGGCCACGGGAAACACGTGCGATAAACATACCAACGAATGGCGACCATGAAATCCACCATGCCCAGTAGAACACAGTCCAGCCCTGGAACCAGGCAACGTCTTCACGACCTACAGGATTACTCAGCGGAATGATATTCTCAACGTAAGCCATAAACGTGGTGGGAATCGAGCCGAACGTGACCGCATAACCAATCAGAGCGACCAGAATAAGCAGCAGGAATGCGACCACCATGTTGATGTTTGAAATAACTTTAACGCCACCATCGATACCACGAACCACCGATAATGTTGCCAAAAGTGTCACACCAACAATTACCACGATCTGCAGACCGATACCCGCTTCAACCCCAAACACGTGGTGGATACCACTCGCCGCCTGTTGAGCACCCAGTCCCAGCGAGGTTGCCAGACCAAACAACGTAGCTAATACCGCCAGGATATCAACAATATGGCCTGCCCAGCCCCAGGCGCGATCGCCCAGAATCGGATAGAAAATAGAACGGATAGAAAGCGGAAGACCTTTGTTGTAACAGAAGAAAGCCAGTGACAACGCAACAACGCCGTAAATAGCCCAAGGATGCAGACCCCAGTGGAACATGGTCGCGCCCAGCGCCAGCGTCGCCGCTTCCGGAGAATTAGCAGGAACGCCCAGCGGAGTCTCGTACCAACCGGTGAAATACGCAACCGGCTCAGCCACACTCCAGAACATCAGGCCAATACCCATACCCGCAGCGAACAGCATAGACAGCCACGAAATCATTGAGTGATCGGCAACCGCGTCTTCTCCGCCTAAACGAATCTTACCGTATGGAGAAACAACCAATACCAGACAGAAAATCACAAAAATGTTACCAGACCATATAAATAGCCAGTCAAAGGAACCGATAATCTGCCACTTAATTCCGTCTAACGCTGTTTTTGCCGTGTCTGCGTCCACTAACAGTGTCGCCAACAAAAACAGACCTATCAGACCCGCACTAATACCAAATACCGGATTGTGAACATCAAAACCCCATTTCTGGACGTTATCCTGCCCCACGGTATAGTCGGTACTGTCGATACTATATTTATCAATACCCTTCGTCATTTGTCCTCTCTTCTACAGATCCTTGTTGAACTCTATAACCATAACAACGAGATAATTTGCGATTAAACACATCAAATATATTTCGTGGTCATAACTATTGTCCGATACAACACTTGACTTACAGTTTACACACCATTGATCTCAAATCTACCCAAAGATTGTTTTGCAACCAATTTTTACTTAAATTCGTTAACGAGCGTAGACTTTTTGTTCAAAAAGAACAACCATGTACTTCGTGCACAAAACATTTTATGTCGTTTTAGATACATAAAAACCGTCTAAAACCGCTGTAAAAAAAGTATGATGTCAACACTTTTCATCGCGCTTCAACTAATGTATCGTCGCGCCTAAATTCTCCTATAAGTCGTGGATGAACATTTTGGAAAGACATGAAGAAGTACTGGTTGCCATTCGCCAGATCATCCGAGCCATTGACCTGCACTCTAAAAAGCTTAGCAAAAACGCTGGATTGACTGGCCCTCAGTTGATTTTAATGCGATCAATTCAGGAGTTAGGTGAAGTCACCATTCGTGAACTGTCCAAGCATACCAACATGAGTCAGGCAACAGCGACGACCATCCTTGACCGCCTCGAACGTAATGGTTATGTACAGCGCATTCGCAGTGTCTCTGACAAGCGTAAAGTTCATGCGCATCTGACCGACGAAGGTCTTAAGTTGCTTGCTGATGCACCTCAGCCACTGCAGCAAGACTTTGTTGAACGATTTCAAAAACTGGAAGACTGGGAACAGAGCCTCCTGCTTTCTTCCGTTCAGCGTTTATCCACTATGATGAATGCCGAAAACTACGATGTGGCACCCATGCTGGAAATCGGCAGTATTACTAAAGCTGAATAAATCGTTTAAATCCACACTACTTTCGCCTAATCAACTGATTGCAAGACGTTATCAGTTGATCTTAAATCAAGAAAATGCAAAAGGCTTGCCACATCCAGCCTTTGTCTCATCAGTGTAGTACAGTTTATTCCAGCAACCCATGTTGAACAGCGTATTGAGCCAGTTCAGCGGTACTGTGAATATCCAATTTGTGCTTGATGTTCTGACGATGCGTCTCGACTGTGCGGTAGCTGATATTAAGCAGGGACGCGATCTTCTTGCTGCTGTGTCCCTGAGCGACAAGCTTCAGTACCGCCTCTTCTCTGCGACTGAGCGGATTTGGCTTAAGCGCCACAGGTTCCACATCCTGTGTAAACAAGGTCTGGGTTGCGGATTCGCAAAAGTAAGTCGAACCAAGATTCACGGTTTTAATCGCCTGAACCATTTTTTCCGCTGAAATTTCCTTGAGCATGTAGCCCACTGCACCAGCCTGCATCACTTTCATGATGTATTCACGGTTATCGTGCATCGTCAGCATCAAAACCTTAGCATCAGGCACTGCTTCCTTAATCAGACGGGTCGCATCAATACCATTCATAATCGGCATGCTGACGTCCATCAGAATCACATCCGGTCGATGCTGTTTAACCACTTCCAGCGCCTCAACGCCATTTCCGGCCGTGGCAACGACCTCTATTTCCGGTTCCATTTCCAGGCGGGCCATAAACCCTTCCAGCACGACCTGATGGTCATCCACAATCACTACTCTAATTGGCTTTTCCATACATTGATCCATCCAGTTGCAGCAGAACGGTAATTTCGGTTCCGAACCCGGGCTCACTCATCAATTCCAGATCACCACCGAGAAATTCGACCCTCTCTTGCATGTTGCGTAACCCGATACCATTTTTCGCCAACGCTCCTTTGAGATTAAAACCGACACCATCGTCACGAATAATCAGTTGCAGCATGCTACCCATCTGCTGCACGATCACGCTGACATGCTTCGCCCGCGCGTGTTTTTCAATATTATTCAGCGATTCCTGCACTACCCGATATAAGGTGGTGGACACCTCAGATTTGAGTTTATAACCGGGCGGTGTATCAAACAGGCTTTCGGTCTGAATGCCGGAATGAGACTGAAAATCATCAAGCAAGGTGACGATCGCAGCCTGCAGACCGATATCATCCAGCGCACTGGGACGCAGATTGTGTGAGATCCTGCGTACTTCATTAATCGCGGTCATCAGGGATTGCTGCGCTTTCTCGGCATGCCGTGCCAGTGCGTCATCTTTCAGCTTGTAACTAAGCAGCTCCAGATGGCATTTGCTCGAGACCAGCAGTTGATTGATACCGTCATGCAGTTCCCGCGCGAGATGTTTTTTCTCATCTTCCTGAAACATCACTGTTTTATGCGCCAGTTCTTTGAGGTTTTTATCGGCCAGACGATGCTCGTGCAAATTAATCGCCAATGTCAGCACGATAATGACCGCTACCGTGACCACCAGAATGACGACCACCGAAAAGAAGGTGGTATCGATATTGTTATTGATCGTGGCCTGCATGGCCGCGACTTCCTGACTGACATCTTCGATATACAGTCCTGTGCCAACCATCCAGCCCCATTTGTCCAGCCACTCAACATAACTCAGCTTGGGAACAATCTCGCCACTGGAAGGTTTCTGCCACAGATACTGATGAAAACCACCGCCTGACTGCGCCTGAAACAACAACGCCTCAATCAGGTAGTCGCCTTCACTATCCTGAAGTTTCAGCAAATCACGGCCAATCAGCTCCGATTGAATGGGATGCACCAGATTGACACCATGCTGGTCGTAAACAAAAAAGTAACCGTCTGCGCCGTAACGCAAGCGGGTGAGGATCTGTTTTACCCTCTCCTGTGCATCTTGCTGTGACAACCGGGGGTCGTTGTACACCAGGCTAATGGAGTCCAGCGCCAAATCGACACTGTCTTTAAGCGCCGTTTCACGTGCTTTAATCAGATTAGCGCGGAAACTCTCCACTTCCCGTTCACCAAGGCGTTTGGCCTGATGAATCGAAATCCAGCTGATACTGGCCGTCACCAACAGCAGAGGTAACAGTGTCAGTAATATCAATTTGGCTTTGAGAGGCATCCGTTTCCCCAGAAATGAAAGCGGCTTACTGAACATCAGCAAGCCGCTTTACTTTATCAATTTGTTATCAACTTAAGAAATAAGGAAGTAACAACCTCGAATCCGATCACATTCCATAAAACCCGGGGAAAACCAGCAAAGAGGCCAAAACCACAATTTGAATCGCGATAAAGGGGACGACACCACGATAAATATCGACGGTTGTGACGGTTTTCGGTGCCACACCTTTGAGGTAAAACAGGCTGAAACCAAATGGCGGAGTCAGAAATGAAGTTTGCAGGTTCATCGCAATCAAAATGGCAAACCAGGTCATATCAATATCGAGCAGACTGGCAACCGGAGCAATGATAGGCACAATAATAAAGCAGATCTCGACGAAATCAATGAAGAATCCCAGCACCAGAATCACCAGCATGGTCACTACAAGGAAACCCCATTTTTCGCCCGGAATAGCCAGCATCCACTCTTCTACCAATAAGTCACCGCCAGTGTAGGTAAACGCCATCGAGAAGGCCGTTGCGCCTATCAGAATGGCAAACACCATAGCGGTAACTTTCACCGTTTCCTTCGATGCAGCGTACACCATCTTCCAGCTGAACTGACGGTAGGCTAATGCCAGCAGCAGTGCACCCGCTCCCCCTAAAGCAGCCGATTCAGTCGGGGTCGCGACGCCGGCAAATATCGACCCGAGCACAACAATGATCAGAGCAAGAGGCGGAACGACGGCTTTCAATGCCTCTATGACTTCCTGGGAACGGGTTTTACTGCTGTCGCGTTCGATCGGCTGAGCAGCGAGCGGATTGAGCTTCGCGTAAATCAGTATATACACAACATAAGCGCCCACCAGCACTAAACCAGGCCACAGGGCCGCCTGAAACAGGTCACCGACCGGCACACCAAGCACATCACCAAGCAGTATCAGTACAATGGATGGCGGGATAATTTGCCCCAAGGTCCCGGAAGCACAGATAGTGCCGCACGCGAGACCTTTATCGTAATTGTATTTCAGCATCACCGGCAGTGAGATCAGCCCCATCGCCACCACCGACGCACCTACCACACCAGTGGATGCGGCCAGCAGAGCCCCAACCAACACGGTCGAAATAGCGATACCACCACGAACACCACCAAACAGGCGCCCCATCGACTCCAGCAGTTGCTCTGCGAGCTTGGTTTTTTGCAAAACCAGTCCCATGAAGACAAACAGCGGGACCGCCATCAGAACCGTGTTTTCCATAATAGACTGGATACGATATGGCATGAACGCGAACATATCGATCCCTTCCGCCCACACACCAAAAATTAACGCAATGCCGCCAAAGGTAAACGCGACAGGGAATCCGATCAGCAGCGCAAACAGCGCTACAAAAAACATCACAATACCAATCATAAGGTCATCCTTTACTTCGAGTCGGTGTTGCCAGCGGATAACAGACGAGGGTTGGCAAATTTATTTACGGAGTGAAGTATCAGCCCGAGGCCACTTATCGCCATAAACAGAAAGGACAGCGGGATGATGGCTTTGATGATCCACCGAGACGGTAACCCGCCCGGGTCACCTGAGGTTTCCCCCAGTTCAAAGCTTTCTTTGGCAAAATCAATACCGAAGTAAGCCACCAGCAGACAAAACGGAAGTAAAAACAGTAAGGTGCCTGCAATATCAACCACAGCCTGAGCTTTGTGCGATAGCCGCTCATAAATAATATCGACCCGAACATGACCGCCCGCTTTCACGGTATAAGGAATACCAAGCAGGAAAACGGCAGAAAACAGGTGCCATTCCAGCTCCTGAAAAGCGATGGATACATCATTAAACACATAACGCATCACGACGTCGTACACGACGTTGAGCACCAGCAGAATAAACAGAATACTGGAGACCCATCCCCAGAAGTCGCTGATACGATTAAACAAGCGCTCAATATAGACCAGACTTCTCATTTCAAACTCCCTGAAACTCGAATATAAGCTCCGTGACATCAGTAAAACACGGAGCTTGGTTTATTATTATCAGGTTAATGCTTCAGCCCAGACTCTACTGTTCACTATTGAGGTAAGCACGCATTGAAATGTCGGTCCAGGCACGAACGTCTTTCATATACTTGGCCTGGGATTCCTGAATTTCTTTTGCTTCAGGATCAGCTGCCGCATGTTGAGCTAACAGACGATCATTGGCCTCGCGCAGCGCTTTAATAACTTGTGGCGGGAAAGTTTTGACCTTCACATCCGGGTATTCAGTGGTGATGGACGCCCAGTTCTTACCACTTTCATGCACAGACTGGATATACATGTCATAGGCCGCGTCACGCATGGCAACACGCAGGATTTCCTGCAGGTCCGCAGGCAGACGTTCCCAGCTGCGTTTATTAATCAGGAACTGCAGTTTCTGTCGCCGGCTCATGCCAGCCGGTGTAGTAATAAGGGGCGATTTTGTGGAAGCCCATACGCAGGTCAAGTGAAGGACCTACCCATTCCAGCGCATCGATAGTACGTCGCTCCAGAGAGGTGTACAGCTCTCCTGGGGCAATGTTCGTCGGTTTC is drawn from Vibrio sp. CDRSL-10 TSBA and contains these coding sequences:
- a CDS encoding amino acid aminotransferase, with protein sequence MSIMFEKVVAAPADPILGLTEEFKKDPRTDKINLGVGIYKNEAGETPVLATVKKAEAALLESEKTKSYLTIEGTAEYGLAVQKLLFGADSDIVAQKLAKTAQAPGGTGALRVAGEFIKRQIGDVKVWISNPTWANHHGVFNAAGLETAAYSYYNAEAKDKDFAAMVADLEQASAGDVVLLHGCCHNPTGIDPTADEWETLAKLVADKGLLPMFDFAYQGFAKGVEDDAAGLRTFAKYNKEILVASSFSKNFGLYNERVGAFTLVAESEEVATTAFSQVKAIIRSIYSNPPAHGAAVVTHILNNAELRQEWEAEVAEMRERIQEMRELFVATLKEKGVTADFSFIERQNGMFSFSGLSKEQVSRLKDEFGIYIVGSGRISVAGMTKSNMQPLCDGIKAVL
- a CDS encoding BCCT family transporter, giving the protein MTKGIDKYSIDSTDYTVGQDNVQKWGFDVHNPVFGISAGLIGLFLLATLLVDADTAKTALDGIKWQIIGSFDWLFIWSGNIFVIFCLVLVVSPYGKIRLGGEDAVADHSMISWLSMLFAAGMGIGLMFWSVAEPVAYFTGWYETPLGVPANSPEAATLALGATMFHWGLHPWAIYGVVALSLAFFCYNKGLPLSIRSIFYPILGDRAWGWAGHIVDILAVLATLFGLATSLGLGAQQAASGIHHVFGVEAGIGLQIVVIVGVTLLATLSVVRGIDGGVKVISNINMVVAFLLLILVALIGYAVTFGSIPTTFMAYVENIIPLSNPVGREDVAWFQGWTVFYWAWWISWSPFVGMFIARVSRGRTIREFIVAVLLVPTAVTLIWMSVFGGLAIEQVADKIGELGANGLTDVSLAMFQMFDVLPFGTLLSIIAVVLVLVFFITSSDSGSLVIDSITAGGKMDAPVLQRIFWALMEGAIAIALLWIGGTQAVQALQAGAISTALPFTFVLLLMCVSLVMGMRTEPFKR
- a CDS encoding MarR family transcriptional regulator produces the protein MERHEEVLVAIRQIIRAIDLHSKKLSKNAGLTGPQLILMRSIQELGEVTIRELSKHTNMSQATATTILDRLERNGYVQRIRSVSDKRKVHAHLTDEGLKLLADAPQPLQQDFVERFQKLEDWEQSLLLSSVQRLSTMMNAENYDVAPMLEIGSITKAE
- a CDS encoding response regulator transcription factor, which gives rise to MEKPIRVVIVDDHQVVLEGFMARLEMEPEIEVVATAGNGVEALEVVKQHRPDVILMDVSMPIMNGIDATRLIKEAVPDAKVLMLTMHDNREYIMKVMQAGAVGYMLKEISAEKMVQAIKTVNLGSTYFCESATQTLFTQDVEPVALKPNPLSRREEAVLKLVAQGHSSKKIASLLNISYRTVETHRQNIKHKLDIHSTAELAQYAVQHGLLE
- a CDS encoding cache domain-containing protein; protein product: MPLKAKLILLTLLPLLLVTASISWISIHQAKRLGEREVESFRANLIKARETALKDSVDLALDSISLVYNDPRLSQQDAQERVKQILTRLRYGADGYFFVYDQHGVNLVHPIQSELIGRDLLKLQDSEGDYLIEALLFQAQSGGGFHQYLWQKPSSGEIVPKLSYVEWLDKWGWMVGTGLYIEDVSQEVAAMQATINNNIDTTFFSVVVILVVTVAVIIVLTLAINLHEHRLADKNLKELAHKTVMFQEDEKKHLARELHDGINQLLVSSKCHLELLSYKLKDDALARHAEKAQQSLMTAINEVRRISHNLRPSALDDIGLQAAIVTLLDDFQSHSGIQTESLFDTPPGYKLKSEVSTTLYRVVQESLNNIEKHARAKHVSVIVQQMGSMLQLIIRDDGVGFNLKGALAKNGIGLRNMQERVEFLGGDLELMSEPGFGTEITVLLQLDGSMYGKAN